One genomic region from Lacerta agilis isolate rLacAgi1 chromosome 13, rLacAgi1.pri, whole genome shotgun sequence encodes:
- the WDR31 gene encoding LOW QUALITY PROTEIN: WD repeat-containing protein 31 (The sequence of the model RefSeq protein was modified relative to this genomic sequence to represent the inferred CDS: inserted 4 bases in 3 codons), which translates to MGKLQSKISRNSSKRRASRYEEEPPPAKVVQQPCPAHCGAVASVASLTTDLCVSGGKDKTVAVYNWRHGTRVRRFLGHEREVTKVTCLPASNWLFSASRDKTVLMWGLQGGSGAAQGFSGHDLVVTGLAVSPVFQQLCTGSRDNTVCTWDIETGDCLQRASISRNLVTHLCWVPGEPYIVQASEDKTIRIWDSRELRVAHAFPAKQHIQTSCXVSSDGRYCVSGSSGTGGEGCEATLWDLRQVKCRVREFWGHSQTTASCIFLPRGPGXLPAIATSSHDCTVRVWSQDSGACVATACLEGAGSLPSLAAFESGSLLCXSSNSGIHLLKFSSAKGTDLHELAKF; encoded by the exons ATGGGGAAACTGCAGAGCAAAATTAGCCGAAACTCCTCCAAAcgcag GGCCAGCAGGTATGAGGAAGAGCCCCCTCCTGCCAAGGTGGTGCAGCAGCCCTGTCCGGCTCATTGCGGTGCTGTGGCTTCAGTGGCGTCCCTCACGACTGACCTGTGCGTGTCAGGGGGCAAAGACAAG actgttgctgtttACAACTGGCGTCATGGCACCCGGGTCAGGAGGTTCCTAGGTCACGAGCGAGAAGTTACTAAG GTGACCTGCCTCCCAGCCTCCAACTGGCTCTTCAGTGCTTCCCGCGACAAGACGGTGCTGATGTGGGGGCTCCAGGGGGGCTCTGGGGCAGCCCAGGGCTTCTCAGGGCATGACCTGGTGGTCACTGGCTTGGCTGTCAGCCCAG TTTTCCAGCAGCTTTGCACAGGCTCTCGTGACAACACTGTCTGCACCTGGGACATAGAGACAGGGGACTGTTTGCAAAGAGCGTCCATTTCCAGGAATCTG GTAACTCATCTGTGTTGGGTTCCCGGAGAGCCATATATAGTCCAAGCATCAGAGGATAAAACAATTAG gatctgggacagccGGGAGCTGCGTGTGGCCCATGCCTTCCCTGCCAAGCAGCATATCCAGACGTCCT ATGTCAGTTCAGACGGGCGGTACTGTGTCAGCGGCAGCAGTGGCACTGGCGGTGAAGGCTGTGAGGCCACG CTCTGGGACCTGCGGCAGGTGAAATGCCGAGTGCGGGAGTTTTGGGGCCACTCCCAGACCACGGCATCCTGCATCTTCCTCCCTCGGGGCCCTG GCCTCCCCGCCATTGCCACTTCGTCGCATGACTGCACAGTGAGAGTGTGGAGCCAGGACTCTGGAG CCTGTGTGGCTACCGCCTGCCTTGAAGGAGCCGGGTCTCTCCCTTCGCTGGCCGCCTTCGAGAGCGGTTCGCTCCTCTG CAGCTCCAACTCTGGGATTCACTTGCTGAAGTTTAGCTCTGCAAAAGGAACGGACCTCCACGAACTGGCCAAGTTCTGA